The genomic segment CAATTCTGAAAGAAGGATTCAACGTCCGCGGCCTGACGACCGCGGCATCTCTCTGGGTCACAGCCGGAATCGGCATGGCGGTAGCCGCGGGTTACTATCAGATAGCCCTTTTATCAACTGCCTTGTCGGTGATCACGTTGATGTTTATACATGGTTTGGAGAAGAAGTTCACAAAAGACACTTACAGATTCTTGATCGTCGAAGCAGACCTCGCGTTTTCACCTTCTGTCCTGACAGATCTTCTCAAAAAACACGGAATAAAAATCATAACCTTCAGCATAAAAAAAGACTTCGCGGAAAAAACAATTCGCATAAAAATTTACCTAAAACTTTTTCACAGTGG from the candidate division WOR-3 bacterium genome contains:
- a CDS encoding MgtC/SapB family protein — protein: MDINLFLRLIVSSILGALIGIERDVHGRAAGLRTHILVCLGSALFMIISFKIPMSFGNNGSADPGRIAAQILTGIGFIGAGTILKEGFNVRGLTTAASLWVTAGIGMAVAAGYYQIALLSTALSVITLMFIHGLEKKFTKDTYRFLIVEADLAFSPSVLTDLLKKHGIKIITFSIKKDFAEKTIRIKIYLKLFHSGPSDKLSHEIMRELETPENQIRSIRWDQQI